In one window of Coleofasciculus sp. FACHB-1120 DNA:
- a CDS encoding chemotaxis protein CheB: protein MPGHDIIVIGASAGGVEALIQLVADLPPNLPAAIFVVVHFPAWGQSILPQLLNREGFLHADHAKNDEKIELGRIYVAPPDYHLLVKRGYIRLVQGPKENGTRPAVDPLFRTAGRAYKRRVVGVVLSGTLDDGTAGLIDLKRQGGVAVVQDLTDAFFSGMPKSAIEHTEVDFILPLSSIAPALVRLAHEPVAEEAASTVLSESEFETNIDVVEVDGAALRELRKHGTFSGFTCPDCGGNLFQLNKSGLLQYICRMGHAYSVETLVAGQSPAQESVLWAAIRSLQKRVELMYKMAKYSRDRNQILSAQRYEAKAKQAEQRSDFIRQWLDPRSIACDSTPSRE, encoded by the coding sequence ATGCCTGGTCACGACATTATTGTTATTGGAGCTTCCGCAGGGGGAGTGGAAGCCTTGATTCAATTGGTCGCTGATTTGCCACCGAATCTTCCGGCGGCGATTTTCGTTGTGGTTCACTTTCCCGCGTGGGGTCAGAGTATTCTGCCGCAGCTTTTGAACCGCGAAGGTTTCTTGCACGCAGACCATGCTAAAAACGATGAGAAGATTGAGCTAGGGCGGATCTATGTGGCACCGCCAGATTACCACCTGCTGGTGAAACGCGGATACATCCGTTTGGTGCAAGGGCCAAAAGAGAACGGCACTCGTCCGGCAGTCGATCCCCTGTTTCGCACCGCCGGGAGGGCGTACAAACGCCGGGTAGTCGGGGTGGTGCTGTCGGGCACCCTTGACGATGGCACGGCGGGACTGATTGATTTAAAGCGGCAAGGCGGTGTAGCTGTGGTTCAAGACCTAACAGACGCCTTTTTCTCAGGAATGCCAAAGAGTGCCATCGAACACACAGAGGTTGATTTTATCCTGCCGCTGTCGTCAATCGCCCCGGCTTTAGTGCGTCTAGCCCATGAACCCGTGGCAGAGGAAGCAGCCAGCACTGTGCTTAGCGAAAGCGAATTTGAGACGAATATCGACGTTGTGGAAGTAGATGGAGCCGCTTTACGGGAACTGAGAAAGCATGGAACCTTCTCAGGCTTTACTTGTCCAGATTGTGGCGGCAATTTGTTCCAACTAAATAAGAGCGGGTTGCTCCAGTACATCTGTCGCATGGGGCACGCTTATTCAGTAGAGACTCTGGTAGCAGGACAGTCCCCGGCTCAGGAGTCGGTACTGTGGGCGGCAATCCGTTCTCTACAAAAGCGTGTGGAGCTGATGTATAAGATGGCGAAGTATTCGCGCGATCGCAACCAAATCTTGTCAGCACAGCGTTATGAAGCAAAAGCTAAACAAGCGGAACAACGCTCTGATTTTATCCGGCAATGGCTTGATCCAAGGTCAATTGCCTGCGACAGTACCCCTAGCCGAGAGTGA